A genome region from Candidatus Zixiibacteriota bacterium includes the following:
- a CDS encoding DUF58 domain-containing protein: protein MDQKEIFKKIRRIEIKTRRIVNDLFSGEYHSTFKGRGMEFEEVRQYEPGDDIRLIDWNVTARTGYPFIKKFREERELSVIFLVDMSSSGFFGTKERFKEETSAELCALLAFSAIKNNDKVGMIIFTDRIEKFIPPKKGKAHVLRLIREILYFEPVGKKTDIASALEYFNRVIKKKSVVFLISDFLSEDYLKPLQIANNKHDIIAVKISDPRELKFENVGLIELEDAETGETVIIDTGSSAFRLDFAQKAEADNFSLKRAFRLINTDFIQIVTDQSYIVPLINFFRMREKRR from the coding sequence ATGGACCAGAAAGAAATATTTAAAAAAATACGGCGCATTGAAATCAAGACCCGCCGGATTGTCAACGACCTCTTTTCGGGCGAATACCATTCCACCTTCAAAGGTCGCGGAATGGAGTTTGAAGAGGTGCGGCAGTACGAGCCGGGTGATGATATTCGCCTGATTGACTGGAATGTTACCGCTCGCACCGGTTACCCCTTCATAAAGAAATTCCGGGAAGAACGAGAGCTATCGGTGATTTTTCTGGTCGATATGTCATCCTCCGGCTTTTTCGGCACCAAGGAGCGGTTCAAAGAAGAAACATCCGCGGAACTCTGCGCTCTTCTGGCTTTTTCCGCCATCAAGAACAATGACAAAGTGGGGATGATAATCTTCACCGACCGGATTGAAAAGTTCATTCCCCCCAAGAAGGGCAAAGCGCATGTCCTTCGGCTCATTCGCGAAATACTGTATTTCGAACCGGTGGGGAAGAAAACCGATATTGCTTCCGCGCTGGAATATTTCAACAGGGTCATAAAGAAGAAGTCGGTGGTTTTTCTCATTTCTGATTTTCTTTCGGAGGATTACCTCAAGCCGCTGCAAATCGCCAACAACAAACATGATATAATTGCCGTGAAAATATCTGACCCGCGAGAACTAAAGTTTGAAAATGTTGGGCTGATAGAGCTGGAGGATGCCGAAACCGGGGAGACTGTCATAATCGATACCGGTTCTTCAGCCTTTCGTCTCGATTTTGCGCAGAAGGCGGAAGCCGATAACTTTAGCCTGAAGCGGGCTTTCCGTCTCATAAATACTGATTTCATTCAGATAGTGACAGACCAATCATATATCGTGCCGTTGATTAACTTTTTCAGAATGAGGGAGAAAAGACGTTAG
- a CDS encoding MoxR family ATPase produces MNKEIAEIQATVEKESAFVEKLTSQIGAVIVGQKYMIERLLVGILADGHVLLEGVPGLAKTLSVKTLADSIDAKFHRIQFTPDLLPADLIGTMIYNPQKGEFSVKKGPIFANIILADEINRAPAKVQSALLEAMQERQVTIGDNTYKLDEPFLVLATQNPIEQEGTYPLPEAQVDRFMLKLKVTYPSPMEERVIMDRMTVGKTYQAERIVSPKEINRARQVINEIYVDDKVKEYIINIVFATREPEKYGLSELKDLIAYGASPRATIYLNTAAKAHAFLKGRGYITPEDIKAIGKDVLRHRVIVTYEAEAEEKTSDDIVQKIFDTIEVP; encoded by the coding sequence ATGAACAAAGAGATTGCCGAAATTCAAGCGACTGTGGAAAAGGAATCGGCCTTTGTTGAAAAGCTTACATCACAGATTGGAGCGGTGATTGTTGGGCAGAAATATATGATAGAGCGGCTCCTGGTCGGCATTCTTGCCGACGGGCATGTTCTTCTCGAAGGAGTCCCCGGTTTAGCCAAGACCTTGTCGGTCAAGACCCTTGCCGACTCTATCGATGCCAAGTTTCATCGCATTCAATTCACCCCCGACCTTCTGCCGGCCGACCTTATCGGCACCATGATTTACAATCCGCAGAAAGGGGAATTCAGCGTCAAGAAAGGACCGATATTCGCCAATATAATCTTAGCCGATGAAATTAACCGCGCTCCGGCAAAGGTGCAGTCGGCTTTACTGGAAGCGATGCAGGAGCGGCAGGTGACTATCGGCGACAACACCTATAAACTGGATGAGCCTTTCCTGGTGCTGGCGACCCAGAATCCTATCGAACAGGAAGGAACATACCCCCTTCCGGAAGCACAGGTGGACCGGTTCATGCTCAAATTGAAAGTGACCTATCCTTCACCTATGGAAGAACGGGTAATAATGGACCGGATGACAGTCGGAAAGACGTACCAGGCGGAACGGATTGTTTCACCCAAAGAGATAAACCGGGCGCGTCAGGTTATCAATGAGATTTATGTCGATGATAAAGTCAAAGAATATATCATCAATATTGTCTTTGCCACGCGAGAGCCGGAGAAATACGGCTTAAGCGAACTGAAAGACCTGATTGCCTATGGGGCATCACCGCGCGCCACTATCTATCTGAATACCGCCGCCAAGGCGCACGCCTTTTTGAAAGGCAGAGGGTATATCACGCCGGAAGATATCAAAGCTATCGGCAAGGATGTCTTGCGGCATCGGGTTATCGTGACCTACGAAGCCGAAGCGGAAGAGAAAACATCGGACGATATCGTTCAGAAGATATTCGATACCATTGAAGTCCCCTGA
- a CDS encoding BatD family protein, with the protein MLTRLLILQGALMLVSLPAAAGKISLSAGIDKNDIRYEDSLTLSLEIRWEGKVGDYRFELLPLPTTNNLKLLGTSSAVSSDVVDGIDITTRSFKYALLPTKGGTGIIEPMVLEYISLPDSLPGELSSQQFQILIREPVPVEEDGSGRLSFLFWAIPALLVMSAAAVIIARRRKRTQSLPTKSAEELLLEALSAAKKESLSERKLFFTRLYSMLSAYLDSKLGLKTAGRTASEIVNDLAASPIPEARKAKIAAWLTQAEKEKYAPLPGEPGDMLRLVTEIENLFEQIMNKDKAEAK; encoded by the coding sequence ATGTTGACAAGGCTGTTGATTCTGCAGGGGGCGCTGATGTTGGTTAGTCTCCCTGCGGCGGCGGGCAAGATATCTCTAAGCGCCGGCATTGACAAAAACGATATCCGCTATGAAGACTCACTCACTTTGTCCCTCGAAATTCGCTGGGAAGGCAAGGTGGGGGATTACCGCTTCGAGCTGCTTCCTCTTCCCACTACCAATAATCTGAAATTGCTCGGGACAAGTTCTGCGGTCAGCAGCGATGTTGTCGATGGCATTGATATTACCACCCGGAGTTTCAAATATGCCCTGCTGCCGACTAAGGGGGGTACAGGCATTATCGAGCCGATGGTATTAGAGTATATCTCCCTTCCGGATTCACTGCCGGGGGAATTATCGAGTCAGCAGTTTCAGATTCTAATTCGAGAACCGGTTCCGGTAGAAGAAGACGGGAGCGGCAGACTCAGTTTTCTTTTCTGGGCAATACCGGCGCTTCTGGTGATGTCAGCGGCGGCGGTCATAATAGCGCGGCGAAGAAAGCGTACGCAAAGTTTGCCGACAAAGAGCGCCGAGGAACTTCTGCTGGAAGCCCTATCCGCGGCAAAGAAGGAATCATTATCGGAGCGAAAACTCTTCTTCACCCGGCTGTATTCTATGCTGTCAGCTTATCTCGACTCCAAATTGGGGCTGAAAACTGCCGGTCGGACCGCTTCTGAGATTGTCAATGACCTGGCAGCGTCCCCCATCCCTGAAGCAAGGAAGGCAAAGATAGCTGCCTGGCTAACACAGGCCGAAAAGGAAAAATATGCGCCGCTGCCGGGCGAGCCGGGTGATATGCTCAGGCTGGTGACCGAAATTGAAAATCTGTTTGAACAAATCATGAATAAAGATAAAGCGGAGGCAAAATGA
- a CDS encoding geranylgeranylglycerol-phosphate geranylgeranyltransferase: MREVYILLRLIRIQNCLMTAAGVWLGAYLTGENYSATVVYFASLVGALVCAAGNLFNDITDIEIDRVNHPQRPLPSGDITVSAAAIAVLLLVIVSQTISLIVSGVLAIATAISLALLALYNIRLKKLPLVGNTTVALLGAFPLALGALLAAPKSLSYIPGPIVATGFAFLIHLTREILKDLVDWRGDNLASYKTLPSYLKPRFVILLVAILMTLLAVLVLISANLDWYNQYYTYTAAILVALPLLLLAVFIASRQDIDRHRVAASVLKLVMVAGMIAFLVGRK; this comes from the coding sequence ATGCGGGAAGTCTATATCCTCCTGAGATTAATCCGAATTCAAAACTGCCTGATGACCGCCGCCGGAGTCTGGCTGGGCGCCTATCTGACCGGCGAAAACTACTCGGCAACTGTCGTATATTTCGCATCCTTAGTCGGCGCCTTGGTCTGTGCCGCCGGAAATCTCTTTAATGATATTACCGACATTGAAATCGACAGGGTCAATCACCCCCAAAGACCGCTTCCGTCCGGCGATATTACCGTCTCAGCGGCCGCTATTGCCGTTTTATTGCTGGTTATCGTCTCCCAGACCATCAGTCTCATTGTCAGCGGAGTTCTGGCAATAGCAACGGCCATATCTCTCGCGCTTTTGGCTCTTTACAACATCCGGCTGAAAAAACTCCCCCTTGTCGGAAACACCACGGTGGCGCTACTGGGGGCATTTCCTCTCGCTCTGGGAGCGCTTCTGGCCGCACCAAAATCGCTATCGTATATCCCCGGACCGATTGTTGCCACAGGATTTGCCTTTTTGATTCACCTCACGCGAGAAATTCTGAAAGACCTGGTAGATTGGAGGGGGGATAACCTGGCATCATATAAGACCCTTCCGTCATATCTGAAGCCAAGGTTTGTCATTCTGCTTGTTGCGATATTGATGACGCTATTGGCAGTCCTGGTTCTGATATCCGCCAACCTTGACTGGTACAATCAGTATTACACCTATACAGCCGCGATTCTGGTGGCGCTTCCCCTTCTCCTGCTTGCAGTGTTTATTGCATCAAGGCAAGACATTGATAGACACAGAGTTGCCGCATCAGTTTTGAAGCTGGTTATGGTTGCCGGTATGATTGCTTTCCTGGTCGGAAGAAAATAA